The Arachis ipaensis cultivar K30076 chromosome B10, Araip1.1, whole genome shotgun sequence DNA window CACAGGCCTTGTAAAAAACACAACTATAACTTATGAAGAACATGATCGACTTCTATGTATATAAAAAGAGCCTATATGATGAACTGAATGATAATGTGAAACGAACTACTTAGCTTCTTCAcatgaaagttgaaaacgctAAACGTAGATTCTTAACAAGTTCCTTCACTGTCATGGAAAATTCCATGTCCATCTGCAAATTCAACAAACAAATTCCCTTATTATTACGATGGACTTAGTTCCTATGCAACTGCTAGTTAGTTCTACATAGACATCTGTATTGTTATCAGACCAAAAAGAACTAGTAATAATGCGTAGTGTTAAAGTTGGTACAACaggtttagaaaagaaaagaagaataattaaaaaaagtatcatattcttatttttttcatctGTAATTACAAAATTTTTACTAATATATANactaaaaatatttgataataaaaaaataaaaaataatcagttaaaaaatattaaataaaataaattctgactattttttttatttcgctACCTGAGCAATGATGGTTATATCAAGGGCAAAAGTCCCAAATGTTAAGACGCTGCTATTGATGACTTTGAGATGGAGTTTCTCAATTTCAATGATTGTATTTTCTATAACACCCTTTTTCTTCTCGCAGTGAACTCTTACTAGCACATTTCTTTCGCAAAATCTTGCTTCAATTTCGGGTAGCGGCTCAGTCTCTGAAGAGCAAGAGTCTTCATCATCATTACATAACTGAGATTTCTTCACCATTACCACTGATTCCacggtcttcttctttttctgttcCTCCTCAAGAGCACTCACTTTCTCTTGCATTTGTTTCAAGTACTTTATAGCATCTCCCAGAACAGAAGCTTTATCCATCTGTGTCATTCTTGTCATTATTAGTCTTAACTTCAAAATATGAGTTCCTTTGAAATATATAGCATGTGAAATGACTCACACAAGCGACACAAATTAGAATATGGTTTGAGATTCAAAAGATATCATACACCCTAAAGCACGTTAGTCTGCATGAATTGAGAAGAATCAATAAACATTTTTAGACGACGAAgacgaaaacaacaacaaagtcttatTTCATAAGATGGGTCGACTACATAAATTAAACGACTATCATATATTTATGACATGGACTAAGTCTCTGGAAAAAGAGGAGAGTTGTGTTAATCCCTTGACGTTAAAATTTTGTCGAATCTTTATGACATGGACTAAACATGATATTGTGCTAAACATTTTAAGACACAAGTAGGAAAAATTAGATGTACATGACCATGAGCTTCAAGTCATATTTTCCAATCATTAAGATTAGGAAATACCAAAGAATGATGTCAGAATCTTTTGTTATATTTCCTTAAAAGGgttgagaagaaagaagaaacaagatAGAGAGTTGTGATTTGTGAAAGGCAAAATTAAAACAGTAAACTCTGATCTTCATGAACAAGGGCATAGTTAATGGTACCTTTTTGAGGCCAGGAACAAGGGCAGATAAAGCAATGAAGCGCTGGCTGAGCTTCTCTCTGCGCTTCCTCTCAGCAATGATGTGATCATGAGGTTGATGAGAAGAAAGCTTAGGACGTTGCCCAAAGTTCTTAGCCTCATGGCATGATGATTCTTTGAATAGATAGTTTTCATGATTatgatgattattattattattccccaACAAGGTTGTTCCTTGAGTATCTATGTTGTTAGGACTACTACTATTCATAATCTCAACCTTAGGCTTCATTACTAACCccaattgatgatgatgatgatttgtgTTGTCAACAAAGGAGAGAATATTATTTGAGCAAGAACCAACAAAGTGTGACTCTGGTGTCTTGTTAATGTGACTACTCCAATTACTAGTGTTGTTACTTCTAAGCTGTTTTGCTGGTCTTTCAATTATAGTAGCAGTAGGTGAAGTAGTAGTTTCCATCATGGAAATCTTGGAGTTCATCAAGTTTGAGTTACAGAATAATGGATTATTCTTTTGCAAGCTATCTCCAAAAACAGCTAAGGTAGTAGCACAAGTATCAATAGAGCTTAAGTGCCAGAGAAAGCTATTAGGATCCTCCATTATACCCTGCATATACATAATATACaataatgcaaaaaaaaaaattataattgattttGATCACATACATGTGCTAAGCTATAGATATGAATATGTTATTACCAATTCAGATGAAATCTCCATAAGATAATTAACTCTTCCTAATATCCTGCAAAATGAAACCATCCAGAATTAAAAGCTGATGAAGTTTGGTACATAAAATTCTTAAAAGAATCATATTATAGAAGCTTACTCATCAAGAGATATATGATATCTTTAATTTCAACTTTGCTGAACACTCCAAAAGCTGCAGATTATAGCCTTGGATTTATATACAAAAATCTTTGCTTGCTATTATTCCTATATGGAACTCACTGTTATGAAAACTTGTGAGAGTTACACTGTGATGCTCACGGGTTTCTGATATGTGAATTTTGGTTAGAACAGAACACAACAATAGAAGAACATTTTATAATTTAGAGCTACCTTTCATGCTGACATATTAATACCTTCATGGCTCCACCACCTCTTTGTTGTTTTGTGGACTTTTTGTGTTGATCTTCACCAACTAGCATTGAAATTTTCATCAAAGGGTTTGCAAAATCATATATAGACAGGACCACTAATCTTGTAGcattattagtattattattattatatttattatgtGTATGTATGTGGTCCCTTGCCACGTCTCATATCAATTTTATTCGTTTGCCAAATGCCTAACTACCATTTTTACTATTTTCCTCATTTATTTTCAAAGGTTACTTTAATTTCCAAgatccttcatcttcttcttcatcatcatcaataaTATTCTTATTCTCTTTGGTCAAAGATTATTGAAGATCATAACCAATAAGCAAAAACAACTAGAGCTTAATTAGTGGAACCACATGTGATATTGTGAGTTGATACTTGCCATCATTTGCCACTTGCCATTTGGTAGGTGGTCAATTTTCAAATATGAAACCAAAATTAAAAGTTGGGAATTAAGGTCTTACAAAAATGAGTAgagttttaatttcttgtttcccttcttttttttgtcgaataaatgaccatttgtactcataaaagatgaaaacgctgacataggTATCACActaaatcgaaactaaacttgtacccgtGCAAGATGTTTtctgtgtgacaaaagtaccccgTCTTTAGAAGGTTAGAGTGTCACGTAAAGTATTTTTGTCACACAAAAGACATTTTATGTGAATACAAGTTTAATTTCGATTTAATGTGGCTACATATGTCAGTGTTTTCATctttttatggatacaaatgatcatttattttattttttttgtcacaaAAAAATGAAGAATACAAGAGTTTTGATTGACTTTGACAAATTTTTAGCCAATTCCTAAAGTGCAGAGGGGAGGATTTAATTTTGTTCAATGTGTGTAGCCCACAGAACCGGCATATTAAATAGTCCTCACAAATAATTAAGTAGATATTCAGAGTTTCATAGTTGATAAATTTTGTCGTTTATTAAGAAAGTGGGaacagaagttaaccaatttttATATTAGGCAAAAAAAATAATAGTGGTGTAATGATCAAAGGTTAATTATAAATAATGATAGTAAAATAAATCAACTTTTAAATCATTCTTCCCTTACTTTTTGTCCAACACTAGATTGATTAAGTGGTAGGTtatattataaatatttattcggtctttaaaaagttttaaatcaGATGTTTTACTTTTTAACAAACTTTTattctctaaaattttaaaattattcatgTTGAACAAATTAATCTTTCTATTATTTTAAAGAAGACTAATTTATTTNNNNNNNNNNNNNNNNNNNNNNNNNNNNNNNNNNNNNNNNNNNNACTgtaagatttgaaatttattactttttttaagtaaaaaagctcaacacaacaagttggagcaaaagaaaagaaacaaaaactcatgACGCTAAAAATAACAATTTCTGACCATTTTTGACATTGTCATCAACAACCACAGGGTTCACCACTAATTTACTCATTAACTTGTAAAGGATCTATTAATAATATCTACCACACTTGAACCTTGATTTTT harbors:
- the LOC107624263 gene encoding transcription factor bHLH25 isoform X1 → MKISMLVGEDQHKKSTKQQRGGGAMKVLICQHERILGRVNYLMEISSELGIMEDPNSFLWHLSSIDTCATTLAVFGDSLQKNNPLFCNSNLMNSKISMMETTTSPTATIIERPAKQLRSNNTSNWSSHINKTPESHFVGSCSNNILSFVDNTNHHHHQLGLVMKPKVEIMNSSSPNNIDTQGTTLLGNNNNNHHNHENYLFKESSCHEAKNFGQRPKLSSHQPHDHIIAERKRREKLSQRFIALSALVPGLKKMDKASVLGDAIKYLKQMQEKVSALEEEQKKKKTVESVVMVKKSQLCNDDEDSCSSETEPLPEIEARFCERNVLVRVHCEKKKGVIENTIIEIEKLHLKVINSSVLTFGTFALDITIIAQMDMEFSMTVKELVKNLRLAFSTFM
- the LOC107624263 gene encoding transcription factor bHLH25 isoform X2, which gives rise to MEISSELGIMEDPNSFLWHLSSIDTCATTLAVFGDSLQKNNPLFCNSNLMNSKISMMETTTSPTATIIERPAKQLRSNNTSNWSSHINKTPESHFVGSCSNNILSFVDNTNHHHHQLGLVMKPKVEIMNSSSPNNIDTQGTTLLGNNNNNHHNHENYLFKESSCHEAKNFGQRPKLSSHQPHDHIIAERKRREKLSQRFIALSALVPGLKKMDKASVLGDAIKYLKQMQEKVSALEEEQKKKKTVESVVMVKKSQLCNDDEDSCSSETEPLPEIEARFCERNVLVRVHCEKKKGVIENTIIEIEKLHLKVINSSVLTFGTFALDITIIAQMDMEFSMTVKELVKNLRLAFSTFM